A single genomic interval of Legionella israelensis harbors:
- the gloA2 gene encoding SMU1112c/YaeR family gloxylase I-like metalloprotein, which produces MYNEVIFSSLSPFNQKNMLNRIHHIAIICSDYEKSKHFYTHVLGLEVVKETYREERQSYKLDLSLHGEYIIELFSFPNPPERISRPEARGLRHLAFEVDDLQKSVNDLKNKKIEAEPIRLDKATQKYFTFIFDPDHLPIELYEK; this is translated from the coding sequence ATGTACAATGAAGTTATTTTTTCTTCGCTGAGCCCATTTAATCAGAAAAACATGTTAAATCGAATTCATCATATTGCTATTATCTGTTCAGATTATGAAAAATCAAAACATTTTTATACTCATGTTTTGGGTCTGGAAGTGGTTAAAGAGACATATAGAGAGGAGCGTCAATCTTATAAATTGGATCTTTCACTACATGGAGAATATATCATAGAACTTTTTTCTTTTCCAAACCCGCCAGAAAGAATTTCCAGGCCGGAAGCTAGAGGTTTGAGGCATCTGGCATTTGAAGTGGATGATTTGCAAAAATCAGTGAATGATTTAAAAAACAAAAAGATTGAAGCTGAACCTATACGTCTCGACAAAGCGACCCAGAAATATTTTACTTTTATTTTCGATCCTGATCATCTACCTATTGAATTATATGAAAAATAA